The following proteins come from a genomic window of Aspergillus oryzae RIB40 DNA, chromosome 4:
- a CDS encoding uncharacterized protein (predicted protein) — protein MLLLRMEYADRHDIMRPWRKPAQWTLKGHFSNLIQQWTTELSSFLDKPALQNSQMLSFASTGFRTVLQAVSYTRRLVNPGYKEELRLVDVKAGLVDMLRQLKQKAATDSDVDLNYAVIAVPEFFNQTLREMVVDASRKAGIRSALTPVSRTTVATFVSTSTIANPPGLRYAVIDHGMFYLD, from the exons ATGTTACTGCTCCGGATGGAGTACGCAGACCGGCATGATATTATGCGTCCATGGCGCAAACCCGCGCAATGGACCCTGAAAGGACATTTTTCTAATCTCATCCAACAGTGGACGACTGAACTGAGCTCGTTTCTTGACAAACCAGCGCTGCAGAACTCCCAGATGCTGTCATTTGCTAGTACCGGATTCCGCACTGTACTCCAGGCAGTCTCGTACACGCGAAGGCTTGTCAATCCTGGGTATAAGGAGGAACTGCGTTTGGTCGATGTGAAAGCAGGGTTAGTTGACATGCTGCGACAGCTGAAGCAGAAAGCTGCTACAGACAGTGATGTTGACCTCAACTATGCTGTCATCGCAGTGCCTGAGTTCTTTAACCAGACCCTCCgggagatggtggtggaCGCAAGTCGGAAGGCAGGAATCAGGTCGGCTCTCACACCTGTTTCTAGAACGACTGTGGCGACTTTTGTCTCTACGTCCACCATAGCGAATCCCCCTGGTCTAAGATATGCAGTCATAGATCATGGAATGTTTTATCTCGAT TGA
- a CDS encoding S53 family peptidase (predicted protease), with translation MRSSFLLAGVFGSLAAPALAIVHEKVAAVPNGWTLVKQAPESDPITLSIALARQNLDQLESKLTALSTPGNAEYGQWLDQSGIETLFPTASDEAVLRWLRNAGVTHISRQGGLVNFATSVGTVNKLFDTKFSYYKNGQVQKLRTTQYSIPDDLADGIDLVAPTVFFGKQQESVALPTHHKFAAGTKTAAGNVSCADIITPDCLADMYNFRGYKPSASSGSKVGFGSFLNESANYVDLALYEKRFNIPSQNFSVELINGATNDQNWTTASLGEANLDVELIVGVSHPLPVKEYITAGTPPFIPNALQPTPADNQNEPYLEYYEYLLAKPNSALPQVLSNSYGDEEQTVPEYYAKRVCNLIGLMGLRGITVLESSGDTGIGASCMSNDGTETPEFTPIFPATCPYLTSVGGTQAYAPEVAWDASSGGFSNYFSRAWYQESAVSKYLDQQITAETKDYYSQYTNFSGRGFPDVAAHSLTPRYEVVVKGKRATSGGTSAAAPVFAGLVGMLNDARLRAGKPTLGFLNPLLYSGALKDFTDITAGSSIGCDGVNPQTGKNVTGGGVIPYAHWNATAGWDPVTGLGVPDFMKLKDLVLSL, from the exons ATGCGTTCATCATTTCTCCTCGCAGGAGTGTTCGGTTCCCTTGCAGCGCCAGCGCTAGCAATCGTGCATGAGAAGGTTGCCGCGGTTCCGAATGGTTGGACCCTAGTCAAACAGGCGCCGGAAAGCGACCCGATTACCTTATCAATCGCCCTGGCACGCCAGAACCTAGACCAGCTCGAGTCCAAATTGACGGCATTGTCGACCCCAGGCAATGCAGAGTACGGCCAATGGCTGGATCAATCCGGGATCGAGACGCTCTTTCCCACCGCGAGCGATGAAGCCGTGCTCCGTTGGCTTAGAAATGCGGGCGTCACTCATATCTCTCGACAGGGTGGCTTGGTAAATTTCGCTACGTCGGTCGGAACTGTGAACAAGCTGTTTGACACCAAGTTCTCGTATTATAAAAACGGCCAGGTTCAGAAGTTGCGCACTACGCAGTACTCAATTCCGGATGACCTTGCTGATGGAATTGATCTTGTCGCCCCAACAGTCTTTTTTGGCAAGCAGCAGGAGAGCGTCGCTCTTCCCACTCATCATAAGTTCGCCGCAGGGACTAAGACAGCAGCGGGTAACGTGTCCTGTGCGGATATAATCACTCCCGACTGTTTGGCGGACATGTACAACTTCCGAGGCTACAAGCCCAGCGCATCCTCCGGAAGTAAAGTTGGCTTTGGAAGCTTCTTGAACGAGTCCGCCAACTATGTTGACCTGGCCCTTTATGAGAAGCGGTTCAACATTCCATCGCAGAATTTCTCCGTCGAGTTGATCAACGGTGCTACCAACGACCAAAACTGGACCACTGCTTCCCTTGGCGAGGCCAACTTGGATGTGGAGCTGATTGTGGGCGTTAGCCACCCTCTACCAGTGAAGGAGTACATCACCGCTGGTACACC CCCGTTTATTCCGAATGCCCTCCAACCAACGCCAGCGGACAACCAGAATGAGCCCTACCTGGAGTACTATGAATATCTCCTGGCGAAGCCTAACTCTGCGCTCCCCCAGGTTCTCTCCAACTCATACGGCGACGAGGAACAG ACTGTTCCGGAGTATTACGCTAAGAGAGTGTGCAACTTAATTGGCTTGATGGGTCTGCGAGGAATTACCGTGCTTGAGTCTTCTGGTGACACTG GAATTGGCGCCTCATGTATGTCTAACGACGGCACCGAGACTCCAGAATTCACACCAATTTTCCCTGCAACTTGCCCCTATCTCACATCAGTGGGTGGCACTCAGGCATATGCTCCTGAAGTCGCATGGGATGCCTCCTCCGGCGGGTTCAGCAACTACTTTAGCCGTGCCTGGTACCAGGAATCGGCAGTCAGCAAGTACCTTGACCAGCAGATTACCGCAGAGACCAAGGACTACTATTCCCAATATACCAACTTCTCCGGTCGTGGATTCCCTGACGTAGCTGCCCACAGCTTGACCCCCAG ATATGAGGTGGTCGTTAAGGGCAAACGTGCCACATCCGGTGGAACATCCGCTGCTGCCCCTGTCTTTGCTGGTTTGGTGGGTATGTTGAACGATGCCCGTTTGCGTGCCGGTAAACCGACTCTCGGATTCCTGAACCCCCTCCTGTATAGCGGGGCTCTGAAGGACTTCACCGATATCACGGCCGGGTCATCCATCGGATGTGACGGCGTCAACCCCCAAACTGGTAAGAATGTTACCGGAGGTGGCGTCATTCCCTATGCCCATTGGAATGCAACTGCTGGATGGGATCCTGTGACGGGCTTGGGCGTCCCTGACTttatgaagttgaaggattTGGTCCTGTCTTTGTAA
- a CDS encoding uncharacterized protein (predicted protein), translating to MARTQWPSLGVAALQILSFSLVNQALAQSCAANYPPSAPVASATATLGPVPAPDLDTSDPIHLIPAPKVSLYYGSLDSEPSTKAASGSVNMNLELNHDTVVLEYIDAIGSVKCTDESVTVAFKNAAGFEIALQSWSLEENLILITNHLGNCDAEFERGFFKVDQIASDKSNLSITCNASKHPIDKIAETCELSFSSVPAGKLAKRLTLNPSYSIPFSKSLAHNTVLLNEPPYLTVTADEAAFSSEITFSGYLYYDFWAFKLRQLYFDIDAGFSADVALSAHLAASYNKSFTYNPSDLTYTLVNIPGIVQLGPGVAFGLEMDFSASADVDIAAGLSISMPNGNVHVDILNSVNTVATGWTPTYHPYANISAQANVQADASATVTVEMALSFLGGLIDLSSGLTAKPGIANTFVLDAKLDTEHATNATRVTNSTATGVPTDVHGGGNPCGDGVMEHHSGKYGDSTMGLLLPILRSENKKAHPRDLTCP from the exons ATGGCGAGAACACAATGGCCGTCTCTCGGAGTGGCCGCTCTCCAGATACTTTCCTTTAGTCTTGTGAACCAGGCACTCGCTCAATCTTGTGCTGCAAACTATCCCCCCTCCGCCCCCGTCGCAAGTGCTACTGCAACACTTGGGCCCGTACCAGCGCCAGATCTCGATACTTCTGACCCAATTCATTTAATCCCAGCTCCCAAGGTCTCTCTTTACTATGGCTCCTTGGACTCTGAGCCCTCTACCAAAGCCGCCTCTGGCTCTGTTAACATGAACCTGGAGCTTAACCATGACACCGTTGTTTTAGAGTACATCGACGCTATAGGCAGTGTCAAGTGCACTGATGAGTCTGTGACCGTCGCCTTCAAGAACGCTGCTGGCTTCGAAATAGCCCTCCAATCTTGGTCATTGGAAGAGAACCTTATCCTGATCACAAACCACCTAGGCAACTGTGATGCTGAGTTCGAGAGAGGGTTCTTCAAGGTCGACCAGATAGCCTCGGATAAGTCCAATTTGTCAATCACCTGCAATGCCTCTAAGCATCCAATTGACAAAATTGCTG AAACCTGCgagctttctttctcgtcaGTGCCAGCGGGCAAACTCGCCAAGCGCCTCACACTCAATCCCTCCTACAGCATACCGTTTTCTAAGTCCCTGGCCCACAATACTGTTCTCCTGAATGAGCCCCCGTACCTCACTGTTACCGCCGACGAAgcggccttctcctcggaAATCACCTTCTCTGGCTATCTGTACTACGACTTTTGGGCCTTCAAGTTGCGGCAACTGTACTTCGACATCGACGCCGGCTTTTCCGCCGATGTGGCTCTTAGCGCGCACCTCGCCGCCTCCTACAACAAGTCCTTCACGTACAACCCCTCGGATCTCACCTACACGCTTGTCAATATCCCCGGCATCGTGCAGCTTGGTCCTGGTGTAGCTTTCGGCCTAGAGATGGATTTCAGCGCCTCAGCCGACGTAGATATAGCCGCAGGCCTGTCTATTTCCATGCCAAATGGCAATGTGCATGTTGACATTCTGAACAGCGTGAATACTGTGGCGACTGGATGGACGCCAACGTACCACCCATATGCCAATATCTCCGCGCAAGCCAACGTCCAGGCTGATGCTAGCGCCACCGTGACGGTCGAGATGGCGCTGAGCTTCCTCGGAGGGCTCATTGATCTTAGCAGTGGATTAACCGCAAAACCGGGAATTGCCAACACGTTTGTGCTCGATGCCAAACTCGACACAGAGCATGCTACAAATGCTACACGTGTCACAAATTCTACGGCAACGGGAGTCCCCACGGATGTGCACGGCGGAGGTAATCCATGCGGTGATGGG GTCATGGAGCACCACTCTGGTAAATACGGGGATTCCACTATGGGACTTCTGCTACCAATTTTAAGATCCG agaacaagaaggcaCATCCACGTGATCTGACGTGCCCTTGA
- a CDS encoding uncharacterized protein (predicted protein), with translation MHPLCARCKTIPLHDILQQGHSLWKKSNEPQLSWEIPWYSSLSELTASSSSSDCAFCKLVRQGLERSFEYEAAQQEARGEIPPASSTEKDAKDPLRKMEGYLDFPMDMSLQLRSSLTDEDDEGDWDISRHSGTANAILTVRISSGVSWGLTLQAEFRVATVHGMAIYQSLFIQSSTLS, from the coding sequence ATGCATCCCCTCTGTGCTCGCTGCAAGACCATTCCTCTCCATGACATTCTCCAACAGGGCCATTCCCtctggaagaagtcaaaTGAACCGCAATTGTCGTGGGAGATCCCGTGGTATTCATCTCTGAGTGAACTGACtgcgtcgtcgtcgtcgtcagACTGTGCGTTTTGCAAGCTAGTCCGCCAAGGCCTAGAGAGATCATTCGAATATGAAGCGGCACAACAAGAAGCACGTGGAGAAATCCCTCCGGCAAGCTCTACGGAAAAGGACGCGAAGGATCCCCTACGCAAAATGGAAGGATACCTGGACTTCCCCATGGACATGTCGCTGCAACTCCGCTCATCTTTAacagatgaagacgatgagggAGACTGGGACATATCACGGCACAGTGGAACGGCCAACGCCATTCTTACCGTCAGAATTTCGTCGGGGGTCTCATGGGGTCTGACTCTTCAAGCGGAGTTTCGTGTAGCGACCGTTCATGGTATGGCAATTTATCAATCCCTGTTCATCCAAAGTTCGACTCTATCTTAA
- a CDS encoding beta-glucosidase H (beta-glucosidase-related glycosidases) — protein MPPDPLPELKQHSILVTLVTSPVLIIRPRVSTKTKPGIDFWHTHPIPELNVPSIRSTDGPNGIRGTKFFAGVPAACLPCGTALASTWDQNLLREVGVLIGKECLAKGAHCWLGPTINMPRSPLGGRGFESFAEDPHLAGAMAASMITGCESTGVISAVKHFVGNDQEHERRAVDVLVTQRALREIYLRPFQIVARDAGPGALMTSYNKINGKHVVESKEMLDMVRQEWKWNPLIMSDWLGTYTTIDSMNAGLDLEMPGPSRYRGRYVESALQARLIKESTIDSRARKVLEFVQQASRAPVSAVETGRDYPEDRALNRNLCANSIVLLKNQNDILPLPKTIKKIALVGSHVRTPAISGGGSASLEPYYTVSLYDAVSEALPHTEILYEVGAYAHKMLPVIDRLLTNAVMHFYNEPVGTERILRATQPMSKTAFQLMDFNAPELNRGLFYATLTGDFTPDVSGVWDFGLTVFGTGLLYVDDELVVDNTTHQTRGTAFFGKGTVQELGSKTLNAGQTYKIRIEYGSANTSPMKAIGVVHFGGGAAHLGACLHVDSAEMVRSAVKAAAEADYTILCTGLNHEWESEGFDRSHMDLPPGIDALITSVLDVAANKTVIVNQSGTPVTMPWADRARGIVQAWYGGNETGHGIADVIFGDVNPSGKLPLSWPVDVKHNPAYLNYASVGGRVLYGEDVYVGYRYYEKVGREVLFPFGHGLSYTTFTVSPDVVFSQEVFRPEEPPTAAVKIKNTGKVAGAQVLQLYISAPHSPTPRPTKELHGFTKVLLQPGEERVAHIRMDKYATNFWDEIEGMWKSEEGIYEALIGTSSQNILAKGTFRVDRTRYWLGL, from the exons atgcCTCCCGATCCACTGCCCGAACTGAAACAGCACTCAATTTTAGTTACTCTT GTTACCTCACCCGTCCTGATCATTAGGCCAAGAGTCAGCACTAAAACTAAGCCAGGCATCGATTTCTGGCATACCCACCCTATTCCCGAATTGAACGTGCCTTCAATTCGTTCCACCGATGGTCCCAATGGTATAAGAGGCACGAAGTTCTTCGCCGGTGTACCGGCTGCCTGTTTGCCCTGTGGCACCGCCTTGGCGTCGACTTGGGACCAAAATCTACTGCGCGAAGTGGGAGTTCTGATTGGAAAAGAATGTCTGGCAAAGGGCGCGCACTGTTGGCTTGGTCCAACAATCAATATGCCCCGATCACCGTTGGGCGGCCGGGGATTTGAATCTTTCGCGGAGGACCCGCATCTCGCCGGAGCAATGGCTGCCTCGATGATCACAGGCTGTGAGAGCACCGGGGTCATCTCTGCGGTAAAACATTTCGTGGGTAATGACCAGGAGCATGAGCGGAGGGCTGTGGATGTTCTTGTCACCCAGCGTGCGTTGAGAGAGATCTACCTGCGACCTTTTCAGATCGTAGCCCGTGACGCAGGTCCAGGGGCACTGATGACGTCCTACAACAAGATCAACGGGAAGCACGTCGTGGAGAGTAAGGAGATGTTGGATATGGTCCGTCAGGAATGGAAGTGGAATCCGCTTATCATGAGTGACTGGCTGGGAACTTACACCACGATTGACTCGATGAATGCTGGGTTGGATTTGGAGATGCCAGGCCCGTCGCGGTATCGAGGCCGATATGTGGAATCAGCCCTGCAGGCAAGGCTGATCAAGGAGTCCACCATTGATAGTCGCGCACGAAAGGTACTTGAGTTTGTTCAGCAAGCAAGCAGAGCACCCGTATCCGCTGTGGAAACTGGAAGGGACTATCCAGAAGATCGGGCGCTGAACCGAAACTTGTGTGCCAACAGTATCGTGCTTTTGAAAAATCAGAACGATATATTGCCCTTGCCAAAGACCATTAAGAAGATTGCCCTGGTAGGGTCACATGTGCGTACTCCAGCGATCTCCGGCGGTGGCAGCGCTTCGCTAGAACCGTACTATACTGTTTCGTTATACGATGCTGTGAGCGAAGCTCTTCCCCACACCGAGATTCTCTATGAGGTGGGCGCTTATGCGCACAAAATGCTACCTGTGATCGACCGGCTGCTTACCAATGCCGTCATGCATTTCTATAACGAGCCCGTAGGGACGGAGCGTATTCTACGTGCCACACAGCCGATGTCGAAGACCGCCTTTCAACTGATGGATTTCAATGCGCCGGAGCTCAACAGAGGCCTATTCTATGCGACACTAACCGGTGACTTTACGCCCGATGTTTCAGGTGTGTGGGACTTTGGTCTCACAGTCTTTGGCACCGGCTTATTGTACGTCGATGACGAACTCGTCGTCGACAACACCACGCATCAAACTCGAGGAACGGCATTTTTCGGCAAAGGAACGGTGCAAGAACTGGGATCGAAGACTCTCAATGCGGGACAAACATACAAGATTCGGATTGAATATGGATCTGCGAATACCAGTCCCATGAAAGCGATTGGTGTGGTACACTTTGGTGGCGGTGCAGCGCACCTCGGAGCATGCTTACACGTCGATTCCGCAGAGATGGTGCGCAGTGCTGTTAAAGCAGCTGCAGAGGCGGACTATACTATTCTCTGTACCGGACTGAATCATGAATGGGAATCTGAGGGGTTTGACCGGTCGCATATGGATCTTCCTCCCGGGATTGATGCGTTGATCACCTCTGTGCTGGATGTTGCGGCAAACAAAACAGTGATCGTGAACCAGTCCGGGACGCCGGTGACAATGCCCTGGGCTGATAGGGCGAGAGGGATTGTTCAAGCCTGGTATGGAGGTAATGAGACGGGTCATGGTATCGCGGATGTGATATTTGGGGACGTCAATCCATCCGGAAAACTGCCATTATCGTGGCCGGTGGATGTGAAGCATAACCCGGCCTATTTGAATTACGCTAGCGTGGGGGGAAGGGTGCTGTATGGCGAGGATGTCTATGTTGGATATCGATACTACGAGAAGGTCGGCCGGGAGGTGCTATTTCCATTTGG GCATGGTCTTTCCTATACGACATTTACCGTGTCTCCGGATGTGGTCTTCTCCCAGGAAGTCTTTAGACCCGAGGAGCCGCCAACTGCTGCCGTAAAGATCAAGAACACTGGCAAAGTAGCCGGAGCGCAAGTCCTCCAACTGTATATCTCCGCTCCTCATTCTCCCACACCTCGCCCGACCAAGGAGTTGCACGGATTTACCAAGGTTCTTTTGCAACccggggaagaaagagtggcCCATATTCGCATGGATAAATACGCCACCAACTTCTGGGATGAAATCGAAGGCATGTGGAAAAGCGAAGAGGGTATCTACGAAGCTCTGATTGGTACATCAAGTCAAAATATCTTGGCGAAGGGGACATTCAGGGTGGACAGGACGAGGTATTGGCTTGGCTTATAA
- a CDS encoding MDR family MFS transporter (predicted transporter (major facilitator superfamily)): MTDDGIELSPTRQRSADIMPMGNPSQSCDNYTAVQQAVSNLDGLEGERGKVQVLAIMVALCLSLFIAALDQTIVSTSLPTISSRLHSASGYTWVGGAYLLASAAAAPIWAKLSDIWGRKPILLVAVLWFMFSSIVCAAAVNMRMLIAGRALQGIAGGGLLQLVMIVVSDLFSVRSRSLYMGILEFMWTISGGLGPILGGVFSEYLSWRWNFWINLPICGLAFILLFFYLNVHNPKTRVTDGLKAIDWLGSLSIIGFTLMVLLGLNFGGETFAWNSPQVICLIVFGSLFSIIFFCGEKYVAKYPLMPLKMLKHRSNIAVSLVTLFHGASAKQASPMRSGLMVLPLVLAEGVFSGISGWLIHRTGKYAEQIWIGTVLLTLGTGLFIRLSPTSPLVELIIFQVIGGAGSAILFAPPLIALQAMVAQDDTASATAMLGFIRTIAMSVSIVVGGVVFQNSMAGERSRLEAAGLMDEIVEELTGASAAASTEVIKTLNDPSKIRTVAGAFSSSLQNMWIMYTCMAGVAVLASAFIVNQPLSEEHTETRTGLKEE, encoded by the exons ATGACTGACGACGGAATTGAGCTCTCGCCGACTAGGCAGCGCTCCGCTGATATTATGCCAATGGGAAATCCTTCACAAAGCTGTGATAACTATACAGCTGTCCAACAAGCTGTGAGCAACTTGGATGGACTGGAAGGAGAGCGTGGAAAGGTGCAGGTGCTTGCCATCATGGTGGCTCTCTGC TTATCCCTTTTTATCGCTGCCTTAGATCAAACGATTGTCTCTACCTCTCTACCAACGATTTCCTCGCGGTTACATTCGGCAAGTGGCTATACATGGGTTGGAGGAGCATACCTCCTGGCCAGTGCGGCAGCTGCTCCCATCTGGGCAAAGCTATCTGATATCTGGGGGCGCAAGCCCATCCTTCTTGTTGCTGTTCTTTGGTTCATGTTCAGCTCTATTGTGTGCGCCGCCGCAGTAAACATGAGGATGTTAATTGCTGGTCGAGCACTACAAGGTATAGCAGGTGGTGGTCTCTTGCAACTGGTCATGATTGTTGTGTCCGATTTGTTCAGTGTCCG GTCACGAAGTCTGTATATGGGCATCCTTGAGTTTATGTGGACTATTTCCGGTGGCCTCGGACCAATTCTTGGTGGTGTATTCTCGGAATACCTCTCTTGGCGATGGAACTTCTGGATAAATCTTCCTATCTGCGGATTGGCATTTatattgctcttcttttacTTGAATGTCCACAACCCGAAAACCAGGGTAACTGACGGGTTGAAAGCAATTGATTGGCTGGGAAGTCTGTCTATCATAGGCTTTACCCTGATGGTACTCCTGGGTCTTAATTTTGGGGGGGAAACGTTTGCCTGGAACTCGCCTCAAGTGATTTGTCTGATTGTCTTCGGGTCTCTTTTCTCgattatattcttctgcGGGGAGAAATATGTCGCCAAATACCCTCTGATGCCCCTCAAAATGCTGAAACATCGATCAAATATTGCTGTATCGCTGGTTACATTATTCCATGGTGCG TCAGCCAAGCAAGCCAGCCCGATGCGCTCAGGGCTGATGGTCCTTCCCCTGGTTCTGGCCGAAGGGGTCTTCAGCGGGATTTCTGGCTGGTTAATCCATCGGACAGGCAAATATGCGGAACAAATCTGGATAGGGACTGTCCTTCTTACCCTCGGGACCGGCCTATTTATTCGGCTCAGTCCAACGTCCCCTCTAGTAGAACTAATTATATTCCAAGTGATTGGCGGAGCAGGATCGGCGATCTTATTTGCGCCCCCTCTGATTGCGTTGCAAGCAATGGTCGCCCAAGATGACACAGCAAGTGCCACGGCCATGCTAGGCTTCATTCGCACTATCGCCATGTCAGTCTCGATTGTAGTTGGTGGGGTGGTCTTTCAAAATAGCATGGCAGGAGAGCGAAGCAGGTTAGAAGCAGCAGGACtgatggatgagattgttgaagaGTTAACTGGCGCTTCTGCCGCTGCCAGCACGGAGGTAATCAAGACCCTCAATGATCCCTCCAAGATTCGAACTGTCGCAGGTGCTTTCTCATCCAGTTTACAAAACATGTGGATTATGTACACCTGCATGGCTGGTGTTGCTGTTCTTGCGAGCGCGTTCATTGTGAATCAGCCTCTAAGTGAGGAGCATACAGAAACGAGGACAGGTCTCAAGGAAGAGTAG
- a CDS encoding putative MFS sugar transporter (predicted transporter (major facilitator superfamily)) has product MIAVGKQREEDVSDPVLANLLAEDRTPWYKKPNLRRLYLILFPACMGIEITSGFDSQIINTVQIVYTWNKYFGRLTGDTVDGMPEYEVEPNLKGFLGAAYSLGAILSLPFVPWVNQRFGRRWTVMFGSCISLVGALLQGFSNGVGMYIVARMLLGFGIPYCIVAGSCLIGELGYPKERPILTSLFNSSYFIGQIVAAAVGLGTVTIASNWAWRIPSLLQLAPAMVQVVFVFFLPESPRYLISKDRHEEAFGILAKYHAEGDRNSVIVRAEIAQIERTIKLELEEAKQSWWDMFRTAGMRRRLLISAFLGLFTQWSGNTLISYYLSDLLDMVGITDSVTKSKINIGIACWGLVSGTALALTAPLFKRRTMYLTCATSLLCVYIGWTISMERFMTTEVRAAAILTIFFIFAYSPAYNLGYNALTYTYLIEIFPYFGRSRGLSWFQFYGRGSAFFATYVNPVGLDRISWRWLLVYCCWLAFELVFIYFLFPETSGRTLEELSFMFEGKEKANEVAAAVHKQIEVDGKTEGQA; this is encoded by the exons ATGATTGCAGTAGGAAAGCAACGAGAAGAGGACGTGTCAGACCCTGTCCTGGCCAACTTGCTGGCTGAGGACCGGACCCCATGGTACAAGAAGCCCAACCTGAGACGATTGTACTTGATCCTCTTCCCTGCATGCATGGGCATTGAGATCACCTCGGGGTTTGACTCACAGATCATCAACACAGTGCAGATCGTGTATACCTGGAATAAAT ATTTCGGGAGACTAACGGGTGATACCGTGGATGGTATGCCCGAGTACGAGGTCGAACCGAATCTCAAAGGCTTTCTAGGAGCGGCATATTCCCTTGGAGCTATCCTTTCTCTGCCATTTGTCCCCTGGGTTAATCAACGTTTTGGAAGGAGATGGACGGTTATGTTCGGGTCTTGCATCAGCTTGGTGGGTGCGCTACTACAAGGGTTCTCAAACGGAG TCGGAATGTATATAGTAGCTCGCATGTTACTTGGATTTGGGATTCCATATTGCATCGTGGCTGGTTCTTGCCTCATCGGTGAGCTCGGTTATCCCAAGGAACGACCAATCCTCACGTCCTTGTTTAACTCATCCTATTTCATTGGTCAAATCGTGGCTGCTGCCGTCGGCCTGGGCACGGTGACTATCGCAAGCAACTGGGCGTGGAGAATCCCTTCACTGTTGCAGCTGGCTCCTGCTATGGTCCAGGTGGTCTTTGTTTT CTTTCTGCCAGAGAGCCCTCGATATTTGATCAGCAAAGACCGACACGAAGAAGCCTTCGGCATTCTGGCCAAATACCATGCCGAGGGAGACCGTAACTCCGTTATCGTGCGCGCGGAGATTGCCCAGATTGAACGGACCATCAAGCTCGAGCTCGAAGAGGCGAAACAAAGCTGGTGGGACATGTTCCGCACCGCGGGGATGCGGCGTCGGCTGCTCATCTCCGCGTTTTTGGGATTGTTTACCCAATGGTCCGGAAATACCTTGATTTC GTACTATCTCAGCGACTTGCTGGATATGGTCGGCATCACCGACAGTGTGACCAAGTCCAAGATCAACATCGGTATTGCTTGCTGGGGGTTGGTCTCTGGAACCGCCTTAGCTCTTACGGCGCCTCTGTTCAAGCGGCGAACGATGTATTTAACCTGTGCGACATCGTTGCTTTGCGTGTACATTGGCTGGACTATTTCCATGGAGCGGTTCATGACAACAGAGGTCAGGGCGGCCGCAATCCTGactatcttcttcatctttgccTATTCCCCGGCATACAACCTAGGCTACAATGCTTTGACTTACA CTTACCTGATTGAAATCTTCCCTTACTTCGGTCGCTCTCGTGGCCTCTCCTGGTTCCAGTTTTATGGCCGCGGGTCGGCATTCTTCGCTACATATGTCAATCCCGTCGGGTTGGATAGAATCAGCTGGCGATGGCTCCTGGTTTACTGCTGTTGGCTAGCCTTCGAGTTGGTATTTATCTACTTCCTTTTCCCGGAAACGTCTGGAAGGACATTGGAGGAGCTGTCGTTTA TGTTCGagggcaaagaaaaagccaatGAAGTGGCTGCTGCAGTGCACAAGCAGATCGAAGTGGATGGGAAGACGGAAGGCCAGGCTTAG